The following proteins are co-located in the Dyadobacter chenwenxiniae genome:
- a CDS encoding sensor histidine kinase — translation MRQSTSIFLQPALSLALLGLLVLSIRQRRKIRQGQIDKSRVQLELKSVYAQFNPHFIFNALSSIQALINKQDIRAANAYLTDFAQLTRDSLVYSQRNEISLHEEIQTLDTYLRLEKLRFGFDYHINIAPDVDAYETNIPALLTQPLVENAVKHGVASMGQKGLIQLSISRSGLAMIAKLTDNGKGMDKGNSITGLGLRLTRDRIGLLNQIRPDRLISMDITNAVPTGVQITITFNQWFDESFADR, via the coding sequence ATGAGACAGTCTACTTCCATATTTTTGCAGCCCGCCTTATCGTTGGCTCTTTTGGGTTTGCTGGTCCTGTCAATCCGGCAAAGACGAAAAATCCGCCAGGGGCAAATTGATAAGTCCAGGGTGCAACTCGAATTGAAATCCGTTTACGCCCAATTTAACCCTCATTTCATTTTTAATGCGCTTAGCTCGATCCAGGCCCTCATAAACAAACAGGATATCAGGGCAGCCAATGCTTACCTGACAGATTTTGCACAATTAACCCGGGACTCACTGGTATACAGTCAAAGAAATGAAATTTCACTTCACGAGGAAATTCAGACATTAGATACTTATTTAAGATTAGAGAAACTGCGTTTTGGTTTTGATTATCATATTAACATAGCGCCTGATGTGGATGCATACGAAACAAATATTCCCGCGCTGCTGACACAACCGCTTGTTGAGAATGCCGTAAAGCATGGGGTTGCCTCTATGGGACAAAAAGGATTAATCCAGCTTTCCATAAGCCGGTCCGGCTTGGCCATGATCGCGAAGCTAACTGACAATGGAAAAGGGATGGATAAAGGAAATTCGATCACCGGATTAGGGCTCAGGCTTACCAGAGACCGGATCGGATTATTAAATCAAATCCGCCCTGATCGGCTGATTAGTATGGATATTACGAATGCTGTTCCAACCGGTGTGCAGATTACAATCACTTTTAACCAATGGTTTGATGAAAGCTTTGCTGATAGATGA